The Clostridium septicum genome contains a region encoding:
- a CDS encoding NAD(P)-dependent malic enzyme produces the protein MNIYEEALKYHGDLKGKFEIISRCKIKNEKDLSLAYTPGVAEPCKEIHKDPSKSYLYTRKWNTVAVISDGTAVLGLGDIGPLAALPVMEGKSILFKEFANVDAFPLVLDTKDTKEIIDTVIKIAPTFGGINLEDISAPRCFEIEKALKEKLDIPVFHDDQHGTAIVVLSGLLNGLKIVNKNLEDIKIVINGSGAAGSAICKLLLSSGAKNIIMCDKFGAIYNGMDFINESLEELSNITNPNKETGTLKDVIKNADVFIGVSAPNLVSKEMVKTMNKDSIIFAMANPIPEIFPDDAKEAGAKVIGTGRSDFPNQVNNVLAFPGIFRGALDVMASDINEDMKIAAAYAIANAISKDDLSPDFIIPKAFDINVQKLVAEAVKEAAIKSGVSRLK, from the coding sequence ATGAACATTTATGAAGAGGCGCTAAAATATCATGGAGATTTAAAGGGTAAATTTGAAATTATTTCTAGGTGTAAAATAAAAAACGAAAAGGACTTAAGCTTAGCTTATACGCCTGGAGTTGCTGAACCTTGTAAAGAAATTCATAAAGATCCTTCAAAATCCTATTTATATACAAGGAAATGGAATACTGTAGCTGTAATATCTGATGGTACTGCTGTTTTAGGTCTTGGAGATATAGGACCATTAGCTGCCTTACCAGTTATGGAAGGAAAGTCAATTTTATTTAAAGAATTTGCAAATGTTGATGCTTTTCCTCTAGTACTTGATACTAAAGATACAAAAGAAATTATAGATACTGTTATAAAAATTGCTCCAACTTTTGGTGGCATAAACTTAGAAGATATTTCAGCTCCAAGATGTTTTGAAATTGAAAAGGCTTTAAAAGAAAAATTAGATATTCCTGTTTTTCATGATGATCAGCATGGAACTGCAATAGTTGTTCTTTCCGGTTTACTAAATGGCTTAAAAATAGTTAATAAAAATTTAGAAGATATAAAAATAGTTATAAATGGTTCTGGAGCCGCTGGTTCTGCTATTTGTAAATTACTACTATCTTCTGGTGCTAAAAACATAATAATGTGTGATAAATTTGGAGCTATATATAACGGCATGGACTTTATCAATGAATCCCTAGAAGAATTATCTAATATAACTAATCCTAATAAAGAAACTGGAACCCTAAAAGATGTAATTAAAAATGCTGATGTATTTATTGGTGTTTCTGCTCCTAACCTAGTTTCTAAAGAAATGGTTAAAACTATGAATAAGGATTCAATTATATTTGCAATGGCTAATCCGATACCTGAAATTTTTCCTGATGATGCTAAGGAAGCTGGCGCTAAAGTTATAGGAACAGGAAGGTCAGATTTTCCTAACCAAGTGAACAACGTTTTAGCATTTCCAGGTATATTTAGAGGCGCTTTAGATGTCATGGCTAGTGATATAAATGAAGATATGAAAATAGCTGCTGCTTATGCTATAGCTAACGCTATATCTAAAGATGATTTAAGCCCTGATTTTATAATTCCAAAAGCCTTTGACATAAATGTTCAAAAACTAGTTGCAGAAGCTGTAAAAGAGGCTGCTATTAAAAGTGGAGTATCAAGATTAAAATAA
- a CDS encoding NAD(P)/FAD-dependent oxidoreductase — translation MIHHDLIIVGGGASGLIAAIAAKDFGIDVAILEATDRIGKKILTTGNGRCNISNNTISFPFLSYHSENPNFFVNSLSNFMVEDTKSFFLSLGLPITELKGGKMYPQSLQASSVVDIFRFALEERGIPLYTNCKLKDIHRKKNFNLSTSNEEYKLFTCEKLILACGGKSAVKTGSDGSGHSLAKSLGHKIINPLPGIVQLKLEHPHLKALSGIKFDGYAILLINDKPIRKEFGEILFTDYGISGPPILQLSGHASKALHKGKKVEIIVDMMPNLSLEDVENFIERHLAMFSHRSVLDSLIGIVNKKLIPTLLKEAGITNLHCPCYDLDWKDRRRLIDLLKQWKFKCIGTNGFNQAQVTIGGVNTKEVDPITLESKLVPNLYFCGEILDVDGDCGGFNLQWAWSSGYCVAKNIANSK, via the coding sequence ATGATACATCATGATTTAATTATAGTTGGTGGTGGAGCATCTGGATTAATTGCAGCTATTGCAGCCAAAGATTTCGGTATAGATGTAGCTATTTTAGAAGCCACCGATAGAATTGGCAAGAAAATTTTAACTACAGGTAATGGTAGATGTAATATATCTAATAACACAATATCTTTCCCGTTTTTATCTTATCATAGTGAAAATCCTAATTTTTTTGTGAATTCACTATCTAATTTTATGGTTGAAGATACTAAATCATTTTTTCTTTCTTTAGGTTTACCTATAACTGAATTAAAAGGTGGAAAAATGTATCCACAATCATTACAGGCTTCTTCTGTTGTGGATATTTTTAGATTTGCTTTAGAAGAAAGAGGAATACCTCTATACACAAATTGCAAATTAAAAGATATCCACAGGAAGAAAAATTTCAATTTATCCACAAGTAATGAAGAATATAAATTATTCACATGTGAAAAATTAATTCTTGCCTGTGGAGGAAAATCTGCTGTTAAAACAGGCTCTGACGGTTCTGGGCATTCATTAGCTAAATCCTTAGGGCATAAAATTATAAATCCTCTTCCTGGTATAGTTCAACTTAAATTAGAGCATCCTCATTTAAAAGCACTATCTGGTATAAAATTTGATGGATATGCCATACTATTAATTAATGACAAACCTATTAGAAAAGAATTCGGAGAAATACTTTTCACTGATTACGGAATATCAGGTCCTCCTATTTTACAATTATCAGGTCATGCATCTAAAGCTTTGCATAAAGGAAAAAAAGTAGAAATAATTGTAGATATGATGCCTAATCTATCTCTGGAAGATGTAGAGAACTTTATAGAAAGGCATCTAGCAATGTTCTCCCATAGATCAGTATTAGATTCATTAATAGGTATAGTTAATAAAAAATTAATTCCAACACTATTAAAAGAAGCTGGCATTACTAATTTACATTGTCCTTGTTATGACTTAGATTGGAAAGATAGAAGAAGACTTATAGACCTTTTAAAACAATGGAAATTTAAATGTATAGGTACTAACGGCTTTAATCAAGCTCAAGTAACTATTGGAGGCGTTAATACTAAAGAAGTAGATCCTATAACTCTTGAATCTAAATTAGTTCCTAATTTATATTTTTGTGGTGAAATATTAGACGTAGACGGCGATTGTGGTGGATTTAATCTTCAATGGGCTTGGAGTTCTGGATATTGCGTGGCTAAAAATATAGCAAATTCTAAATAA
- a CDS encoding DnaD domain protein, with protein MSTFMLKSKALKFTPISNVFIEKYMPKARGEFIKVYLLMLKHNMSGEIGISSSILASSLNLLESDIINALNYWNDEGVIKLVPIDKMGNFEIDFVDLSIDTPASSNEINLLDELSDETNNGMLKDIERLLGRPLSPTEFTTYISWKKDYNFSSELILLIIEYCISRGKSNTRYIEKVAIAWHEMNIKTIEDAQNYIRKTEDKWGTYREILKFLGIRNTDIMKPQEDMLEKWTTTYNFSLEIIKKACDICSQRLNRPDFKYIDGILSSWNRDNLKTIKDIEEKESKFKNLAAKKNFNNTPNTKSNLKFNNFTPREYDYDSLEKKLLGWDSDD; from the coding sequence ATGAGTACATTTATGCTTAAATCTAAAGCCTTAAAATTTACTCCTATTAGTAATGTATTTATTGAAAAGTATATGCCAAAAGCTAGAGGCGAATTTATTAAAGTATACTTATTAATGCTTAAACATAATATGAGTGGAGAAATTGGAATAAGCTCTTCAATATTAGCTTCATCATTAAACCTACTAGAATCCGATATTATAAATGCATTAAATTACTGGAATGATGAAGGTGTTATAAAATTAGTTCCTATTGATAAAATGGGAAACTTTGAAATAGATTTTGTAGATTTATCTATAGATACCCCAGCATCATCTAACGAAATTAATCTACTAGATGAATTATCTGATGAAACTAATAACGGTATGTTAAAAGATATAGAAAGACTTCTTGGAAGACCATTATCTCCTACAGAGTTTACAACATATATTAGTTGGAAAAAAGATTATAACTTTTCATCTGAGTTAATACTTTTAATTATAGAATATTGTATTTCTAGGGGGAAGAGTAATACTCGATATATAGAAAAGGTAGCCATCGCTTGGCATGAAATGAATATAAAAACTATAGAAGATGCTCAGAATTACATAAGAAAAACAGAAGATAAATGGGGTACTTATAGAGAAATTCTTAAATTCCTGGGTATTCGAAATACTGATATAATGAAACCACAAGAAGATATGTTAGAAAAGTGGACTACAACATACAACTTTTCTCTAGAAATAATAAAAAAGGCTTGTGATATATGTTCACAAAGATTAAATAGACCAGATTTTAAGTATATAGATGGAATATTATCAAGCTGGAATAGAGATAATTTAAAAACAATTAAGGATATAGAAGAGAAAGAATCGAAATTTAAAAATCTAGCTGCTAAGAAAAACTTTAATAATACACCTAATACTAAATCTAATTTAAAATTTAATAACTTTACACCAAGAGAATATGATTATGATTCTCTTGAAAAGAAACTATTAGGATGGGATAGCGATGATTAA
- a CDS encoding adenylosuccinate synthase, with translation MSAFIVLGAQWGDEGKGKMTDYLAEEAQVVVRYQGGNNAGHTVEVGDKQYKLHLIPSGVLYDDKLNVIGNGVVVDPEALFTEIDYLEGEGVKVTPEKLIVSDRAQVIMPYHKVLDKLKEQARGKNDIGTTGKGIGPCYTDKFERCGIRICDLMHKEVFAEKLKENIDMKNAYITKVLGGEALNYDEILEKYLAFAERLRPFVQDTSVRVYDEIKKDKTVLFEGAQGMLLDIDYGTYPYVTSSNTTAGGVANGVGIGPTMITNAVGIAKAYTTRVGKGPFPTELLDSTGDWIREKGHEYGVTTGRSRRCGWLDAVILKTTVRVSGLTSLCVTKIDTLAGLEKLKICVGYKFEDKVIDYFPASLEDLAECEPVYEEFDGWGEEVANARSYEELPENAKKYLRRIEELTETKISIIGVGPKRDQTIRVTEEL, from the coding sequence ATGTCAGCATTTATTGTTTTAGGGGCTCAATGGGGCGATGAAGGAAAAGGAAAAATGACAGATTACTTAGCAGAAGAAGCTCAAGTGGTTGTTAGATATCAAGGTGGAAATAATGCAGGTCATACTGTTGAAGTTGGGGATAAGCAATATAAACTTCATTTAATTCCTTCAGGAGTTTTATATGATGATAAATTAAATGTTATTGGAAATGGTGTAGTGGTAGATCCAGAAGCGCTATTTACAGAAATAGACTACTTAGAAGGAGAGGGTGTTAAGGTTACACCAGAAAAGCTTATTGTTAGTGATAGAGCTCAAGTTATAATGCCATATCACAAGGTTTTAGACAAATTAAAGGAACAAGCTAGAGGTAAAAATGACATAGGAACAACTGGTAAGGGAATAGGACCTTGCTATACAGATAAATTTGAAAGATGTGGAATAAGAATATGTGATCTTATGCACAAAGAAGTTTTTGCTGAGAAGTTAAAAGAAAATATAGATATGAAAAATGCTTATATAACTAAAGTTCTTGGTGGAGAAGCTTTAAATTATGATGAAATTTTAGAAAAGTATTTAGCATTTGCAGAAAGACTAAGACCTTTCGTTCAAGATACTTCAGTTAGAGTATATGATGAAATAAAGAAGGATAAGACTGTACTATTTGAAGGAGCACAAGGAATGCTACTTGATATAGATTACGGAACATACCCATATGTAACATCATCAAATACTACTGCTGGTGGAGTTGCTAATGGAGTAGGAATAGGACCAACTATGATTACTAATGCTGTTGGTATAGCGAAGGCTTATACAACAAGAGTTGGTAAAGGACCTTTCCCAACTGAATTATTAGATTCTACTGGAGATTGGATAAGAGAAAAAGGACATGAATATGGAGTAACAACAGGTAGATCAAGAAGATGTGGATGGTTAGATGCTGTTATATTAAAGACTACAGTAAGAGTATCAGGATTAACATCATTATGTGTTACTAAAATAGATACATTAGCAGGACTTGAAAAGCTAAAGATTTGTGTGGGATATAAGTTTGAAGATAAGGTTATAGATTATTTCCCAGCAAGTTTAGAAGATTTAGCAGAATGTGAACCTGTTTATGAAGAGTTTGATGGTTGGGGTGAAGAAGTAGCTAATGCAAGAAGCTATGAAGAATTACCTGAAAATGCAAAGAAATATTTAAGAAGAATAGAAGAACTAACAGAAACTAAGATTTCTATTATTGGTGTTGGACCAAAGAGAGATCAAACAATTAGAGTAACTGAAGAATTATAA
- a CDS encoding ATP-binding protein, producing the protein MIKGYQKELANIYENIRTTEQKKLNKRREEISNKYPEIMELDKLIQKQSLNLSLSILKGLNEKQIEEIKDTITDLRFKKYEALVSKGYDPEYLSLHYQCSKCKDEGYIGVNKCSCYKSKLVKLYYQDSDLEEAVKINNFNNFDINLYSNHKIGEDKFSPRRNIENIIEFIKGDYIPNFSNHNSNLLFYGNSGTGKTYLSWCIAKDLLDRGFLVVYKTSDELIKCLRDIRFNNNYELEELLLNCDLLIIDDLGAEQITEFSATELFTLINKKLLKNKKMIISTNLSLPMITKIYSERIYSRLVGNFKLYKFYAEDIRIQLNLKRR; encoded by the coding sequence ATGATTAAGGGATATCAAAAAGAATTAGCAAATATATATGAAAATATACGAACAACCGAACAAAAGAAACTAAATAAAAGAAGAGAAGAAATTTCTAATAAATATCCTGAAATTATGGAATTAGATAAATTAATTCAAAAGCAAAGTTTAAATTTGTCTCTATCTATACTTAAAGGACTTAACGAAAAACAAATAGAAGAAATTAAAGATACTATAACTGATTTAAGATTTAAAAAATATGAAGCTTTAGTATCAAAAGGATATGATCCTGAATATTTATCACTTCATTATCAATGTTCAAAATGTAAGGACGAAGGTTATATAGGGGTAAATAAATGTTCTTGTTATAAAAGTAAACTAGTAAAATTATATTATCAAGATTCAGATTTAGAAGAAGCTGTAAAAATTAATAATTTCAACAATTTTGATATAAATTTATATTCTAATCATAAAATAGGTGAAGATAAATTCTCTCCTAGAAGAAACATAGAAAATATAATAGAGTTTATAAAAGGAGATTATATACCTAACTTTTCAAATCACAATTCTAACCTATTATTCTATGGTAATTCTGGAACAGGTAAAACTTATTTATCATGGTGTATTGCCAAGGATTTATTGGATAGAGGTTTTTTAGTAGTATATAAAACATCTGATGAGCTTATAAAATGTCTTAGAGATATAAGATTTAATAATAACTATGAGCTAGAAGAACTTTTATTAAACTGCGATTTATTAATTATTGACGATTTAGGTGCAGAACAAATTACTGAATTCTCTGCAACAGAATTATTTACTTTAATTAATAAAAAGCTACTTAAAAACAAAAAAATGATTATATCTACCAACTTAAGTCTTCCTATGATAACAAAAATATATAGTGAAAGAATTTATTCTAGACTTGTTGGAAACTTTAAACTTTATAAATTTTATGCAGAAGACATTAGAATACAATTAAACTTGAAACGTAGATAA
- a CDS encoding replicative DNA helicase, whose translation MDAPIMRSLPQSIEAEQSVIGSMIIDKSAIARVLEKLNEDDFYRDGHKVLYKAIREMFSQDMAVDLVTLLEYLKSTDMLDKAGGVTYISELSASVPTTANLSSYIKIVEEKSLLRKLIKSSTEIIEESYNNQDKVDGVLDKAQKKIFDIAEKKGSNDYEPLSNVLERGFLEIEKLFNNKGSITGVGSGIRDLDAKTSGFQKGDMVLIAARPSMGKTTFSLNIAENAALKEGKSVVIFSLEMSKEQLAYKLLCSEASVDMLKLRTGNLDDDDWERIARATGPLSKAKIFIDDTAGLSVMEMRSKCRKIKMEHGIDMILIDYLQLMSGSSGSESRQQEVSEISRSIKALAKEMECPVIALSQLSRAPEQRADHRPMLSDLRESGSIEQDADVVMFLYRDEYYNKETEDKNIGECIIAKQRNGPVGTVKMAWIGAHSKFANLELVYKE comes from the coding sequence ATGGATGCACCAATTATGAGAAGTTTGCCCCAAAGCATAGAAGCAGAGCAATCTGTTATAGGTTCTATGATAATAGATAAGAGTGCTATAGCAAGGGTTTTAGAAAAGCTAAATGAAGATGATTTTTATAGGGATGGACATAAGGTTTTATATAAAGCTATAAGAGAAATGTTTTCACAAGATATGGCTGTAGATCTAGTAACCTTATTAGAATATTTGAAATCAACGGATATGTTGGATAAAGCCGGTGGAGTAACTTATATATCAGAATTAAGTGCTTCTGTACCAACTACTGCAAACTTAAGTTCATATATAAAAATAGTTGAGGAAAAATCTTTATTAAGAAAATTAATTAAATCATCAACTGAAATTATAGAGGAAAGTTATAATAATCAAGATAAGGTAGATGGAGTTTTAGATAAAGCTCAAAAAAAAATCTTCGATATAGCTGAAAAGAAAGGTTCAAATGACTATGAACCTCTTTCAAATGTGTTAGAAAGAGGCTTCCTGGAAATAGAAAAGCTATTTAACAATAAAGGAAGTATTACAGGTGTAGGATCTGGAATTAGAGATTTAGATGCTAAGACTTCTGGATTCCAAAAAGGTGATATGGTGCTTATAGCAGCAAGACCATCTATGGGGAAGACTACATTTTCATTAAATATAGCTGAAAATGCTGCTTTAAAAGAAGGGAAAAGTGTAGTTATATTTTCCTTGGAAATGTCTAAGGAGCAATTAGCTTATAAGTTATTATGTTCTGAAGCAAGTGTAGATATGTTAAAGCTTAGAACTGGTAATTTAGATGATGATGATTGGGAAAGAATAGCTAGAGCAACAGGACCATTATCTAAAGCTAAAATCTTTATAGATGATACAGCAGGATTAAGTGTTATGGAAATGAGATCTAAGTGTAGAAAGATAAAAATGGAGCATGGAATAGACATGATACTTATCGATTACTTACAGCTTATGTCAGGGAGTTCAGGTAGTGAAAGTAGACAACAAGAGGTATCAGAAATTTCAAGATCTATAAAGGCCTTAGCTAAAGAGATGGAGTGCCCAGTAATAGCATTATCACAATTATCACGTGCTCCGGAGCAAAGAGCGGATCATAGACCTATGTTATCAGACTTAAGAGAATCAGGTTCAATAGAGCAAGATGCGGATGTTGTTATGTTTTTATATAGAGATGAGTATTATAACAAAGAGACTGAAGATAAAAATATTGGTGAGTGTATAATAGCTAAGCAAAGAAATGGTCCAGTAGGAACTGTTAAGATGGCTTGGATTGGAGCTCATAGTAAATTTGCAAACTTAGAATTAGTTTACAAGGAATAA
- a CDS encoding DUF1858 domain-containing protein codes for MITEDMTLNDAILKNPGAQSILMSFGIGCGILNKNEEETLKEACIEHGVNLEVLLRELNFSRYY; via the coding sequence ATGATAACAGAAGATATGACTTTAAATGATGCTATTTTAAAAAATCCTGGAGCACAATCTATATTAATGAGTTTTGGAATAGGATGTGGCATTTTAAATAAAAACGAAGAAGAAACACTCAAAGAGGCTTGCATTGAACATGGAGTAAATCTTGAAGTTTTATTAAGAGAATTAAATTTTAGTAGATATTATTAA
- the proC gene encoding pyrroline-5-carboxylate reductase encodes MNKRIGFIGCGNMGKSMVMGLLKSKSIGNEDILVSTRSNESKEKIEEEIGVKCTLNNVEVAKFSDIIFLAVKPNMYKNVIFEIKDNLKDNAVIITIAAGIELKQVETWFGKDIKIIKTMPNTPALVGEGMSAICPNKLVKEEELNYVCNLYKSFGEYEILAEKDFHGFIALCGSSPAYVFMFIEAMADAAVKLGIPRSKAYKMAAQSVLGSAKMVLETKKHPGELKDMVCSPGGTTIDAVVELENQGFRNSVIKGMEKCAEKSKSM; translated from the coding sequence ATGAATAAAAGAATTGGATTTATAGGTTGTGGAAATATGGGAAAGTCAATGGTAATGGGACTTTTAAAATCTAAATCTATAGGAAATGAAGATATATTAGTATCTACAAGAAGTAATGAATCAAAAGAAAAAATTGAAGAGGAAATTGGAGTTAAATGTACATTAAATAATGTTGAGGTAGCAAAATTTTCCGATATAATATTTTTAGCAGTTAAGCCTAATATGTATAAAAATGTTATTTTTGAAATAAAAGATAATTTAAAGGATAATGCAGTTATAATTACCATAGCTGCAGGAATAGAATTAAAACAAGTTGAAACTTGGTTTGGAAAAGACATAAAGATTATTAAGACTATGCCAAATACTCCTGCTTTAGTTGGTGAAGGAATGTCAGCTATTTGTCCCAATAAATTAGTTAAAGAAGAAGAATTAAATTATGTTTGTAATCTATATAAAAGCTTTGGTGAGTATGAAATACTAGCAGAAAAAGATTTTCATGGATTTATAGCCTTATGTGGATCATCTCCAGCATATGTATTCATGTTTATAGAAGCTATGGCTGATGCTGCTGTCAAATTAGGAATTCCAAGATCAAAAGCGTATAAAATGGCAGCACAAAGTGTTTTAGGATCAGCTAAAATGGTTTTAGAAACTAAAAAGCATCCAGGGGAACTTAAAGATATGGTTTGCTCACCAGGTGGAACAACTATAGATGCTGTAGTAGAGTTAGAAAATCAAGGATTTAGAAATTCTGTAATTAAGGGAATGGAGAAGTGTGCAGAAAAATCTAAAAGTATGTAA
- a CDS encoding DUF1858 domain-containing protein: MITKEMTIGELIREKADAAEILMSFGMGCVGCPSAQAESLEEAAMVHGLSLEALLEALNK, encoded by the coding sequence ATGATAACTAAGGAGATGACTATTGGAGAGCTTATAAGAGAAAAGGCAGATGCAGCTGAAATTTTAATGAGTTTTGGAATGGGATGTGTTGGGTGTCCATCAGCTCAAGCAGAATCTTTAGAAGAAGCTGCAATGGTTCACGGATTAAGCTTAGAAGCTTTGTTAGAAGCTTTAAATAAGTAA
- a CDS encoding acyl-[acyl-carrier-protein] thioesterase: MGEQYSKDYQVHFYEADYNLDCTMTSIINILGDVGTEQSEKLGVGINYLVDKNMAWVFYQYDVKIIRYPKYGEKLKAVTVAKGFKKFYAIREYSIYDEDGNKVVEAQAIFFLINIEKRKTMRIPEEQYKAYGLESDIKEPFKIERLEKLQESTYEKEFKIRYSDIDFNRHVNNAKYVEWAIESLPIEVVRNFKLENIKVTFEKECTYGEEIRALSSVRKEEDGSLISIHRIESKDGIELTKLIGKWMKV, from the coding sequence ATGGGAGAACAATATTCAAAAGATTATCAGGTACATTTTTATGAAGCTGATTATAATTTAGACTGTACAATGACTTCTATAATAAATATTTTAGGGGATGTAGGAACTGAACAATCAGAAAAATTAGGAGTTGGAATAAACTATTTAGTAGATAAAAATATGGCTTGGGTTTTTTATCAATATGATGTAAAGATTATTAGATATCCAAAGTATGGTGAAAAACTAAAAGCAGTAACAGTTGCCAAGGGATTTAAGAAGTTTTATGCCATAAGAGAATATAGTATTTATGACGAAGATGGAAATAAAGTTGTAGAGGCTCAAGCTATATTCTTTCTAATAAATATAGAAAAAAGAAAAACTATGAGAATACCTGAAGAGCAGTATAAGGCTTACGGGTTAGAGTCTGATATAAAAGAGCCTTTTAAAATAGAAAGATTAGAGAAGTTACAAGAATCAACTTATGAGAAAGAATTTAAAATAAGATATAGTGACATAGATTTTAATAGACATGTTAATAATGCTAAATATGTAGAATGGGCAATAGAGTCTTTACCAATTGAGGTTGTAAGGAACTTTAAATTAGAAAATATAAAGGTAACTTTTGAAAAGGAATGTACTTATGGGGAAGAAATAAGAGCACTATCATCAGTAAGAAAAGAGGAAGATGGTAGTTTAATATCTATACATAGAATAGAATCTAAAGATGGTATAGAGCTTACAAAATTAATAGGAAAATGGATGAAAGTTTAA